One window from the genome of Thermococcus siculi encodes:
- a CDS encoding sulfite exporter TauE/SafE family protein — protein MLKYVGYFVVGVFIGILAAMFGLGGGFLVVPTLNFLGVEIHHAVGTSSAAVVFTSLSSAIAYHRQRRIHYKAGLLLASTAVIGAYIGAWATSYISAAQLKVIFGVVLFLVAIRIYRKKSREPEEVSLEDIKLDYKIVPLGGFIAGIASGLLGIGGGAINVPFLTYMGLPIHYAVATSSFAIVFTATSGAIKHYTMGNVEVEWLLLLVPGLIIGAQLGARIAKRTKAKNLTKAFAVVLAFLAVRMVLKGLGYPVP, from the coding sequence TTGCTCAAATACGTTGGCTACTTTGTGGTGGGGGTATTCATCGGCATCCTTGCGGCGATGTTCGGCCTCGGTGGCGGCTTCCTGGTTGTTCCAACCCTCAACTTCCTCGGCGTCGAGATACACCACGCGGTCGGCACTTCCAGCGCGGCGGTGGTGTTCACTTCCCTGAGTTCGGCTATAGCCTACCACAGGCAGCGCAGAATACACTACAAAGCTGGCCTCCTACTTGCTTCAACAGCCGTCATCGGCGCCTACATCGGCGCGTGGGCCACGAGCTACATAAGCGCAGCCCAGCTCAAGGTAATCTTTGGCGTGGTCCTGTTCCTCGTTGCCATCAGGATATACCGGAAGAAGAGCAGAGAACCTGAGGAGGTCAGCCTTGAGGACATCAAACTCGACTACAAGATCGTCCCCCTCGGCGGCTTCATAGCGGGAATAGCGAGCGGACTCCTCGGAATAGGGGGTGGGGCCATCAACGTTCCGTTCCTCACCTACATGGGTCTCCCGATACACTATGCAGTAGCGACTTCGAGCTTCGCCATAGTGTTCACGGCAACGAGTGGGGCGATAAAACACTACACTATGGGAAACGTCGAGGTCGAGTGGTTGCTCCTTCTCGTTCCTGGTCTAATAATCGGCGCCCAGCTCGGCGCGAGAATAGCCAAGAGGACGAAGGCTAAGAACCTGACCAAGGCCTTTGCCGTTGTTCTGGCCTTTCTGGCGGTAAGGATGGTGCTCAAGGGGCTGGGTTATCCGGTTCCCTGA
- a CDS encoding HAD family hydrolase, whose product MEELFEKVREEYGIEINDESDMTNAWRLIEALKEKGWVVYIITAKGREQVDAWHPNYGSLYAQFGEIPLFKSIIEGICVTALHVKELEKNGTL is encoded by the coding sequence ATGGAGGAGCTTTTCGAAAAAGTTCGTGAGGAGTACGGGATCGAGATCAATGACGAAAGCGACATGACGAACGCGTGGAGGCTTATAGAGGCCCTCAAAGAGAAGGGCTGGGTGGTCTACATCATCACCGCGAAGGGGAGGGAGCAGGTGGACGCATGGCACCCGAACTATGGAAGCCTGTACGCCCAGTTCGGCGAGATTCCGCTTTTTAAAAGCATAATCGAGGGTATCTGCGTTACCGCCCTCCATGTGAAGGAGCTTGAGAAGAACGGAACGCTCTGA
- a CDS encoding sulfite exporter TauE/SafE family protein — MLSYLFDFITGLGIGFIAGLLGVGGGFLIVPTLVFLGEPIHLAIGTSLTCITISALVSAYTHLRKGAVLFRVVLLKEAFSIPFALVGAYLSVMIPEKVLRIIFAVLLLYLAYSLVKQKGKCNPDGEHEIRYRRVPVVGALAGLTSGLLGISGGVLNVPLFHTYVGIPMRYSIGTSSLALFFTALAAAIAHYNLGEVDLYTAALLAPGLIVGARIGAITAHRVEPSTLRKIFAVLLLAIAIKMLL, encoded by the coding sequence ATGCTCTCCTATCTGTTTGATTTCATAACCGGCCTGGGCATAGGCTTCATCGCGGGACTGCTGGGAGTAGGTGGGGGTTTCCTGATAGTCCCCACGCTCGTCTTCCTGGGTGAACCGATTCACCTTGCCATCGGCACCAGCCTCACGTGTATCACCATAAGCGCGCTGGTCTCTGCTTACACCCACCTCAGAAAAGGGGCGGTTCTCTTTCGGGTGGTGCTCCTCAAGGAGGCCTTCTCGATACCCTTTGCCCTGGTCGGCGCTTACCTCTCAGTTATGATCCCAGAAAAGGTGTTGAGAATAATCTTCGCGGTGTTACTCCTCTATCTGGCCTATTCTCTCGTGAAACAAAAGGGGAAATGCAATCCAGACGGTGAGCATGAGATCAGGTACCGCAGGGTGCCCGTTGTCGGTGCCCTGGCCGGTCTAACGAGCGGCCTCCTGGGAATAAGTGGTGGCGTTCTCAACGTCCCGCTTTTCCACACCTACGTGGGGATTCCAATGAGGTACTCCATCGGAACCTCCAGTCTGGCGCTGTTCTTCACGGCGCTGGCGGCTGCGATCGCTCATTACAACCTTGGAGAGGTCGATCTCTACACAGCAGCACTACTCGCACCGGGACTCATAGTTGGGGCCAGGATCGGAGCCATAACCGCCCATCGGGTTGAGCCGTCCACCCTTAGGAAGATATTCGCCGTTCTGCTGCTCGCCATAGCCATCAAGATGCTCCTCTGA
- a CDS encoding helix-turn-helix transcriptional regulator: MRAKLTSFMALVAFMIILLHPVSAYTTSSLTFTVYGDGYVEVAQEVLPGEYEDQIQLPLLAEHVENVIVEDTDGNPLNFQLNEGKLLVYTNDADLIRASYYTPDLTSKEGIVWTLSVSTNDPFTVVLPEGAIVVDLSDIPLEIAGDSITMPPGNQSISYTIEARTTTSTGSTGSTWPYSFLALGILIAAGAAYLGFKKKSGGSSGGTPTREEFEAKLANLDLNDEEKRALLYIFDKGGKASQAEVREAIGLPKTTAWRMFKRLERKGLVKILKGKKENWVELRF; this comes from the coding sequence ATGAGGGCTAAACTCACTTCCTTCATGGCACTGGTGGCGTTCATGATCATCCTTCTCCACCCGGTTAGTGCTTATACCACCTCTTCCCTGACCTTCACCGTCTACGGGGATGGGTATGTTGAGGTTGCCCAGGAGGTTCTTCCGGGGGAGTACGAAGACCAGATCCAGCTCCCCCTTCTGGCCGAACACGTTGAGAACGTTATCGTTGAGGACACCGATGGAAATCCGTTGAACTTTCAGCTCAATGAAGGCAAACTGCTGGTCTACACCAACGATGCCGACCTCATCAGGGCCTCGTACTACACGCCAGACCTGACCTCAAAGGAGGGCATCGTGTGGACGCTGAGCGTCTCGACCAACGACCCCTTCACCGTCGTCCTGCCCGAAGGTGCGATCGTCGTCGACCTCAGCGATATTCCCCTTGAGATAGCCGGCGACTCCATCACCATGCCGCCAGGAAACCAGAGCATCTCGTACACCATAGAGGCCAGAACAACGACATCCACCGGAAGTACCGGCTCAACATGGCCGTACTCCTTCCTAGCACTCGGGATTCTAATAGCCGCCGGGGCAGCCTACCTCGGGTTCAAAAAGAAATCCGGAGGCTCGAGCGGGGGAACGCCCACAAGGGAGGAGTTCGAGGCCAAGCTGGCCAACCTCGACCTGAATGACGAGGAGAAGAGGGCACTGCTCTACATCTTCGACAAGGGAGGAAAGGCCAGCCAGGCCGAGGTCAGGGAGGCAATAGGCCTGCCGAAGACGACCGCCTGGAGGATGTTCAAGCGCCTAGAGAGAAAGGGCCTCGTGAAGATACTCAAAGGGAAGAAGGAGAACTGGGTGGAGCTCAGGTTCTGA
- a CDS encoding type II toxin-antitoxin system VapC family toxin: MRRSSMTSKFLLDTNVFIAAVKKGWTDTTELLLHILSGDKYHIIGNDVLLAEYRKYAERLNARDFYEFLRLRMEIVNPTRKEVLRLLPYFPPAQIADAVHAATCLKTGAVLITNDRHFKKVAEEGLIEVWSISEAIRRVLRR, encoded by the coding sequence TTGCGAAGGAGCTCTATGACCTCTAAATTTCTCTTGGACACCAACGTCTTTATAGCTGCGGTGAAAAAGGGATGGACGGACACCACCGAGCTCTTACTCCATATTTTATCCGGTGATAAATACCACATTATCGGAAATGACGTCCTGCTGGCCGAGTATCGGAAATACGCGGAGAGGCTCAATGCCAGGGATTTCTACGAGTTCCTAAGACTCAGAATGGAGATAGTTAATCCCACCCGAAAAGAGGTGCTTCGTCTCCTTCCTTACTTTCCTCCTGCCCAGATCGCCGATGCGGTGCACGCGGCCACCTGTCTGAAAACGGGGGCAGTATTGATAACCAATGACAGGCATTTTAAGAAGGTGGCCGAAGAAGGCCTGATTGAAGTGTGGAGCATAAGTGAAGCAATACGAAGGGTTCTGAGGAGGTGA